The Accipiter gentilis chromosome 14, bAccGen1.1, whole genome shotgun sequence genome contains a region encoding:
- the PXMP4 gene encoding peroxisomal membrane protein 4: MRAAGGVPPPEVCALAAAQAGPGGRSAMAGGGDALRALLRAANALLQQHRYRAALAVLKGFRNGAVYGAKIRGPHALVMTFLFKSGSLREKLKSIAQATYTHSRNLAYFVSTYKGLMALQSRLQGKKIPFHSFFAACIGGWLVFGENNPINSQIIMYLLSRILFGLSRLAVEKGYVPQPKQDPFPLVAALIWGTVLWLFEYHRQTLQPSLQSSMTYLYDDSNVWHDISDFLIYNKRTDSK; this comes from the exons ATGCGTGCGGCGGGCGGGGTCCCGCCCCCGGAAGTGTGCGCGCTGGCGGCGGCGCAGGCCGGTCCCGGCGGGAGGTCCGCCATGGCCGGCGGCGGGGACGCGCTCCGCGCCCTGCTCCGCGCCGCTAAcgccctcctgcagcagcaccgcTACCGCGCCGCGCTCGCCGTCCTCAAGGGCTTCCGCAACGGGGCCGT TTATGGAGCAAAAATTCGTGGCCCGCATGCCCTGGTGATGACTTTTCTATTCAAGAGTGGAAG tttaagAGAGAAATTGAAATCGATTGCTCAGGCTACGTACACTCATTCCCGGAACTTGGCGTATTTTGTGTCCACCTACAAGGGGCTGATGGCGTTGCAGTCCCgactacaggggaaaaaaattccatttcattctttctttgcaGCCTGCATTGGGGGTTGGCTAGTGTTCGGTGAGAACAATCCCATCAACAGCCAG ATCATTATGTACCTGCTTTCTCGTATCCTGTTTGGCTTGTCTCGGCTGGCAGTGGAAAAGGGCTATGTCCCACAGCCAAAGCAGGATCCCTTTCCACTTGTCGCTGCTCTGATATGGGGGACAGTTCTCTGGCTCTTTGAATACCACCGGCAAACTCTGCAGCCTTCTCTGCAGTCCTCCATGACCTACCTATATGACGATAGTAATGTTTGGCATGACATTTCTGACTTTCTCATTTATAACAAAAGAACAGACAGCAAGTAG
- the E2F1 gene encoding transcription factor E2F1 yields MAAAAGGAAGLAALLGSASPHLLIVSAAEEPAGSGHPDADLLLFATPQPARPGAAPRRPALGRPPVKRKLNLETDHQYIAESLPVGRGKARNPAKGAKSPGEKSRYETSLNLTTKRFLELLSQSPDGVVDLNWAAEVLKVQKRRIYDITNVLEGIQLITKKSKNNIQWLGNQATVGAPGRHRLLEKELWELQAAERQLDDLIQTCTVQLRLLTEDPANQHAAYVTCQDLRSIVDPSEQMVMVIKAPPETQLQVSDPAEAFQVSVRSTQGPIDVFLCPEDSSGVCSPVKSPFKAPAEESSPSHSQPRASPLLHPAQDVNMPLLPGEQETLLPGTSALPSKCPVEEVSLSPLASMDALLEQSREDFSGFLADEFINLSPPQVQDYHFGLEEGEGISELFDCDFGDFTPLDF; encoded by the exons atggcggcggcggcgggcggcgcggcggggctggCGGCGCTGCTGGGCAGCGCCTCCCCGCACCTCCTCATCGTCTCCGCCGCCGAAGAACCCGCGGGCAGCGGCCACCCCGACGCCGACCTCCTGCTCTTCGCCACGCcgcagcccgcccgccccggcgccgCGCCGAGACGGCCAGCGCTGGGCCGCCCGCCG GTGAAGAGGAAGCTGAACTTGGAGACGGATCACCAGTACATAGCAGAGAGCCTGCCGGTGGGCCGGGGCAAGGCCAGAAACCCCGCTAAAG GGGCAAAGTCTCCTGGGGAGAAGTCCCGGTATGAAACCTCGCTGAACCTTACCACCAAGCGCTTCCTGGAGCTGCTGAGCCAGTCGCCTGATGGCGTGGTAGACCTCAACTGGGCGGCCGAGGTCCTGAAGGTGCAGAAGAGGCGCATCTACGACATCACCAACGTCCTGGAGGGCATCCAGCTCATCACCAAGAAGTCCAAGAACAACATCCAGTGGCT GGGCAACCAGGCCACCGTGGGGGCCCCCGGCCGGCACcggctgctggagaaggagctgtgGGAGCTGCAGGCGGCGGAGCGGCAGCTGGACGACCTCATCCAGACGTGCACGGTGCAGCTGCGCCTGCTCACTGAGGACCCTGCCAACCAGCA CGCAGCCTACGTGACCTGCCAGGATCTCCGCAGCATTGTGGACCCCTCGGAGCAAATGGTGATGGTTATCAAAGCCCCCCCAGAGACCCAGTTGCAGGTCTCGGACCCAGCGGAG GCTTTCCAGGTCTCCGTGCGAAGCACTCAGGGCCCCATCGACGTCTTCCTCTGCCCCGAGGACAGCTCGGGGGTCTGTAGCCCCGTCAAGAGCCCCTTCAAAGCCCCTGCAGAGGAGTCATCTCCCAGCCATTCGCAGCCCAGAGCTTCCCCGCTCCTGCATCCTGCCCAGGATGTGAACATGCCGCTGCTGCCTGGAGAGCAAG AAACACTGCTGCCTGGGACGAGCGCACTGCCCAGCAAGTGCCCGGTAGAGGAGGTGAGCCTGTCACCACTGGCCTCCATGGACGCCctcctggagcagagcagggaggacTTTTCGGGTTTCTTGGCGGACGAGTTCATCAACCTGTCGCCGCCGCAGGTGCAGGACTACCACTTTGGCCTGGAGGAGGGCGAGGGCATCAGCGAACTCTTCGACTGCGACTTTGGGGACTTCACACCCTTGGACTTCTGA